GAGCAATCGGCCCAGGACGACCGCCTCGAGGGGCTCGCGTCGGCGGTAGACGACCTCGACGCGCAGTCCGGGGAATCGGAATCGATTGGGAACGCCGACCTCGTTCGAATTGTAGCCGCCGGTGGCGGCAGCGCCGGCATCGTCGCCGGCGGAACCGTGGCGATGGCAGGTGCGACGCTAGTGGGCCTGGCGGCTACCGTCCTAGGACTCGCGGCGCTCGCGTTCGCGTTCGTGGCGGCCCAGCGGAACTGAATCGCTTTCGTCGGTCGCTCCTACCGACCCAGACCCACGCATCGAATCAATCGACGACACGTTTCTCCTTTGTTGGGCCGAACTCCGCGCCGGAACCGAGCGTACACGTCCGCTCCAGAACTGTCACGACGAACGGGGAACCGCTCCCCTCCTGCCGCCACCCCAAAATCGCCACGCGAAACGGCGACGAGGATAACGTTTATCCCGCTCATGCCCGATGTTTGCACTAGTCATGGCCGAGGAACCAGATACCGACGAGGAAACCGAACTCGAGGCGCGGTTAGCCGAGGGGGAGACCTACGAGCCGCCGGCGTCGTTCGTCGACCAGGCGAACGTGAGCGACCCCGAGATTTACGAGGAGTTCGCAGAGAACTGGCCGGAGTGTTGGGAGCGCGCCGCGGACCTGCTCTCCTGGAGCCAGGAGTACGACACCGTCCTCGAGGACGACGACGCGCCGTTCTATCGGTGGTTCACCGACGGCGAGTTGAATGCCTCCTACAACTGTCTGGATCGCCACGTCGAGAACGGTGCGAAGAATCGGGCGGCGATCAAGTGGGAGGGCGAACTCGGGGAAACTCGAACGTATACCTACAGCGACCTGCTGTACGAGGTCGAGGCGTTTGCCGCCTCGTTGCGGGAGCTAGGCGTCCAGGAGGACGACGTCGTCACGCTCTACCTGCCGATGATTCCGGAGCTACCCATCGCGATGCTCGCGTGTGCCCGCATCGGCGCGCCCCACTCGGTGGTGTTCGCTGGCTTCTCCGCCGACGCGCTCGCGACCCGGATGAACGCCGCCGACAGCGAGTACCTCGTCACCTGCGACGGCTACTACCGGCGCGGTGATCCATTGAACCACAAGGAGAAGGCGGACAAGGGGCTTCGCGGCGTCGATCACGACGTCGAGACGGTCGTCGTCGACCGTCTCGGCGACGAACTGAACCACTTCCTCGGCGCCAACGCCCACGATTACGAGGAACTGGTCGACGCACACGAAGGCGAGACGGTCGAGCCGGTCTCGCGCGATGCGGAGGACATGCTGTTCCTGATGTACACTTCGGGCACCACCGGTCAGCCAAAGGGGGTGAAACACACCACGGGGGGCTATCTGTCGTACGCCGCCTGGACTTCTCACGCCGTCCTGGACGTCAAACCCGAGGACACCTACTGGTGTGCAGCGGACATCGGCTGGATTACGGGGCATTCGTACATCGTCTACGGCCCCCTGGCACTCGGGACGACTACCGTGATGTACGAGGGGACGCCCGACTACCCCGAGAAGGACCGGCTGTGGGAACTCGTCGAGAAGAACGACGTCGACATCTTCTACACCGCCCCCACCGCCATCCGGGCGTTCATGAAGTGGGGCAAACAGTATCCCGATCAACACGACCTCTCCTCGCTTCGGCTTCTGGGCACCGTGGGCGAACCGATCAACCCGCGGGCGTGGCAGTGGTACTACGATCACATCGGCGACGGCGAGTGTCCTATCATCGACACCTGGTGGCAAACGGAGACGGGCGGGATGATGATCACCACCCTCCCCGGCATCGGGGAGATGAAACCCGGCTCGGCCGGGCCACCCTTGCCGGGTATCGACGCCCGCATCGTTGACGCCAGCGGCGACCAGGTCGAGGCGGGCAACGCCGGCTACCTTACGGTGAATAATCCGTGGCCGGGGATGCTGCGCACGCTGTACAACAACGACGAGCGCTTCCTCTCCGAGTACTGGCAGGAGTACTCCGACGAGGAAAGCGACGAGTGGGTGTACTTCCCCGAAGACGGCGCGAAAATCGACGACGACGGCTACATCACCATCCTCGGGCGCGTCGACGACGTCATCAACGTCTCCGGGCACCGCCTGGGCACGATGGAAATCGAGAGCGCCATCGTCGGCGTCGAGGGCGTCGCCGAAGCCGCCGTCGTCGGTGGCGACCACGACATCAAAGGCGAAGCCGTCTACGCCTACGTCATCCTCGAGGACGATGCCAACGCGACCGACTCGATGCGCGACCGAATTATCGAGGGGGTAGAAGACGCCATCGGGCCCATCGCTCGACCCGAAGAGGTCATCGTCACCCCCGAACTCCCCAAAACCCGTTCGGGCAAGATCATGCGTCGCCTGCTCGAGGACATCGCCTCGGGCAACGAACTTGGCGACACCTCGACGCTCCGGAACCCGGACGTCGTCGAGGACATCGCTGCCCAGGTTGGGGACGACTGAGGCGTAGGTCGATTACGAGACCTAGTAAACAGGTTTATTATTTATCCGCCTGAACGTCAGGGTGCTATGGCAGACGAAGACGAACTTCGCGAGCAGTTTACCGAGGCGTTCGAAGGCGCAGACTACCCCATCTCGAGCCCGATGGACCTCGTACCCGCCCTACCGAACGGGCCGGGAACGAAGTTCGAGTCCGGTGACTTCTCTATGACGGCGATGGAGCTGAACACGAAGCTCTCGGGCGGTGACTTCCCCTACGAGAACGTCGACGCCTTCGTCGACGACGTCATGGAGAAGCTGAAGGCCCGGGACGAGATCTAATCGGTCGATCGGACGGAGTCGATACCGATCCTTCGGCGACAGAACGGCCGCTCGAGCGGGTGCTGACGTGCCGAAGTGGTTTTCCGTTCACCGCGTGTGAAAGCTGGCGATGTCCTCGTTCCCACAGGACGGACACGTACTCGACGGCGAGTCGACGCCGGTTCCACACCGCCGACACTCGTAAATCGTTTCGCGTTCCGACTCGGAAAACAGCAGCGATTTAACGGTATCTATCATCCCATCCCCACTCACACATCAGGCAGACACGGTATAAGTGAGTGCGATCGTTTGTGCCGCTTGAAACGAATATGCAACTGGATAAACCGCAAGAGTACGGCCGTGTCGAGTAGCTACGCCGTGTCCAGACGAGAATCGGCCGTAGCGAACCATTTATCCACCCGGGTTGCCAATCGACTAACAAGACCGGGGAACTCGAGGTGATTCAGTCGACACGGACGGTTCGCTCGTGCGTTCACGCTTCCTCTGAAAAGTCGACTCTGCTCCTCGCGAACCCCGTTTGCGCTCTCAGACGAAGCGTCTCGTCGGATAGCGTATCCGGCTACCGCCGCCGCAGGAGGCGTACGTCCGAGCGATTACCGCTGCAGGCCCAACGGCCGTGATCTGACTATGTCGACCAGCCCCGATTCACACGCAGTCCTCATCGCCTCATCGACGGACGCCGATGCGCTCGTCGAAGAACTCGCGGACGGTCTCGACCGTCCGGTTCGAACCGTCACCTCGCGCGAGGCGTGTCTTCGACTCCTCGAGGACGGTGCCGAGCAGTTTCCGGTGGTTGTCGTCTGCGCTCGCGACGAGTCGTGGGTTCGTTCGATTCTCGAGACGCTGACGGACGAATCCGATCGCCGACGAACGATCGTCGTCTCGCCGGTGGGATCTGATCGCCTCGCGACCGCCGCGATCCGGGGTGGTGCCGACGATTACGTTCCTACGTCGTCACTGGATGCGATCGACGACCGAG
This region of Natronosalvus halobius genomic DNA includes:
- the acs gene encoding acetate--CoA ligase → MAEEPDTDEETELEARLAEGETYEPPASFVDQANVSDPEIYEEFAENWPECWERAADLLSWSQEYDTVLEDDDAPFYRWFTDGELNASYNCLDRHVENGAKNRAAIKWEGELGETRTYTYSDLLYEVEAFAASLRELGVQEDDVVTLYLPMIPELPIAMLACARIGAPHSVVFAGFSADALATRMNAADSEYLVTCDGYYRRGDPLNHKEKADKGLRGVDHDVETVVVDRLGDELNHFLGANAHDYEELVDAHEGETVEPVSRDAEDMLFLMYTSGTTGQPKGVKHTTGGYLSYAAWTSHAVLDVKPEDTYWCAADIGWITGHSYIVYGPLALGTTTVMYEGTPDYPEKDRLWELVEKNDVDIFYTAPTAIRAFMKWGKQYPDQHDLSSLRLLGTVGEPINPRAWQWYYDHIGDGECPIIDTWWQTETGGMMITTLPGIGEMKPGSAGPPLPGIDARIVDASGDQVEAGNAGYLTVNNPWPGMLRTLYNNDERFLSEYWQEYSDEESDEWVYFPEDGAKIDDDGYITILGRVDDVINVSGHRLGTMEIESAIVGVEGVAEAAVVGGDHDIKGEAVYAYVILEDDANATDSMRDRIIEGVEDAIGPIARPEEVIVTPELPKTRSGKIMRRLLEDIASGNELGDTSTLRNPDVVEDIAAQVGDD
- a CDS encoding MTH865 family protein gives rise to the protein MADEDELREQFTEAFEGADYPISSPMDLVPALPNGPGTKFESGDFSMTAMELNTKLSGGDFPYENVDAFVDDVMEKLKARDEI